The proteins below come from a single Chryseobacterium capnotolerans genomic window:
- a CDS encoding patatin-like phospholipase family protein — protein MKKTTILSLDGGGIRGIITCIILRYIEEQLQYYDKPSAKLGDYFDLVAGSSTGGLIASIILCPDEVRKAKYSIQKGLELYAEKGGDIFQVSFWEKLVNPFGLLNERISQEALEKNLNDFFGNLELKELIKPCLITSYDIENRRAKLFNSSEAHLSTDNFYVKDVCRATSAAPTYFSPVQIKSMYGQIFSLIDGGMFANNPALCAYAEARKIPFAEVLKNHQKANHPGVNDMILISIGTGIEARPYPFKRLEKAGKIGWVGPIIDILMSANAETVDYQLSQMFQTLGLRNQKNYYRLNPSLKNASPAMDNVRRSNIENLIQAGLSYIDDNREVLNQIVQKLIKNKI, from the coding sequence ATGAAAAAGACAACCATTCTTTCTTTGGACGGAGGCGGAATAAGAGGAATTATTACCTGTATTATTCTGCGTTACATAGAAGAACAGCTCCAGTATTATGATAAGCCAAGTGCTAAGCTTGGAGATTATTTTGATCTGGTGGCAGGCAGCAGCACAGGAGGACTGATTGCTTCTATTATTCTATGTCCTGATGAAGTCCGTAAAGCAAAATATTCTATCCAAAAGGGGTTGGAATTGTACGCTGAAAAGGGCGGTGATATCTTCCAGGTTTCCTTTTGGGAAAAGCTGGTTAATCCATTTGGATTATTGAATGAAAGAATTTCTCAGGAAGCTCTTGAAAAAAACCTGAACGACTTTTTTGGAAATTTAGAATTAAAGGAATTAATAAAACCGTGTTTAATAACAAGTTATGATATAGAGAACAGAAGAGCGAAACTTTTCAATTCATCTGAAGCTCATCTCAGTACAGATAATTTTTATGTAAAAGATGTTTGCAGGGCAACTTCCGCAGCACCTACCTATTTCAGCCCGGTACAGATCAAATCGATGTATGGGCAAATCTTCAGCCTGATTGATGGCGGTATGTTTGCGAATAATCCTGCTCTTTGTGCTTATGCAGAAGCCAGAAAAATTCCTTTTGCAGAGGTTTTGAAAAATCATCAGAAAGCCAATCATCCCGGAGTAAATGATATGATTCTTATTTCTATCGGAACAGGGATTGAAGCCAGACCTTATCCTTTTAAAAGACTGGAAAAGGCTGGAAAAATTGGCTGGGTAGGACCAATTATCGATATTTTAATGTCTGCCAATGCAGAAACTGTTGACTATCAGCTTTCTCAAATGTTTCAGACCTTAGGACTGAGAAATCAGAAAAACTATTACCGCCTGAATCCATCATTGAAAAATGCTTCTCCAGCCATGGACAATGTAAGACGATCTAATATTGAAAATCTGATCCAGGCCGGTCTGAGCTATATTGATGATAACCGGGAAGTTCTAAATCAGATTGTCCAAAAGCTCATCAAAAACAAAATATAA
- a CDS encoding DUF2589 domain-containing protein, with protein MANLVQELNSLDFSVYIGGPMQAAIKAQHDASMSQVNFIKEVGFEEGAPEGGAKKLKYVDFIYTKSVPSTAENNESVVKSEVKLSVPLLCMLTIPALRIDEMTIDFNAKLNSVETQSIASEFQGSASLSAKFWKVKFNASASYKKTNSSTSTTEKTYTLGVHVKAVNDELPAGLSKIMDMLEDAIVASAAPVTPTP; from the coding sequence ATGGCAAATTTAGTACAAGAATTAAACAGTTTAGATTTCAGTGTTTACATCGGAGGGCCTATGCAGGCAGCAATCAAGGCTCAGCATGATGCATCCATGTCACAAGTAAATTTTATTAAAGAAGTCGGCTTTGAAGAAGGAGCTCCGGAAGGAGGAGCCAAAAAGCTTAAGTATGTGGATTTTATCTATACAAAGTCAGTTCCCAGCACCGCTGAAAATAACGAAAGTGTAGTAAAATCAGAAGTAAAGCTAAGTGTCCCATTGCTTTGTATGCTGACCATTCCGGCTTTAAGAATTGACGAAATGACTATTGATTTTAACGCCAAGCTTAATTCTGTGGAAACTCAGAGTATTGCTAGTGAATTTCAGGGAAGTGCTTCTCTTAGCGCTAAATTCTGGAAAGTTAAATTCAATGCTTCAGCTTCTTATAAGAAAACCAACTCAAGTACTTCAACTACGGAAAAAACATATACATTGGGTGTACATGTAAAAGCTGTAAATGACGAATTACCTGCAGGTCTTTCAAAAATCATGGATATGTTAGAAGATGCTATTGTTGCTTCCGCAGCACCAGTAACTCCTACTCCTTAA